A genomic stretch from Motilibacter aurantiacus includes:
- a CDS encoding MOSC domain-containing protein, whose product ELGRPLAAGAFGENLTTAGLDVTHAVVGERWRVGRELVLEVTSPRVPCRTFAAWLGERGWMRAFTAAARPGAYLRVLEPGPVAAGDEMAVEHRPGHGVTVAVVFRALLLEAELLPRLLEAPQLPARTRDLVLRRLAAPPAPVAMGRGSATLEQ is encoded by the coding sequence CGAGCTCGGGCGCCCGCTGGCCGCGGGCGCCTTCGGCGAGAACCTCACGACGGCGGGCCTGGACGTCACCCACGCGGTGGTCGGGGAGCGATGGCGGGTGGGGCGGGAGCTCGTGCTCGAGGTGACGTCGCCACGGGTGCCGTGCCGGACGTTCGCCGCCTGGCTCGGCGAGCGCGGCTGGATGCGGGCCTTCACCGCAGCGGCGCGGCCGGGGGCGTACCTGCGGGTGCTCGAGCCGGGGCCGGTGGCGGCGGGCGACGAGATGGCCGTGGAGCACCGACCAGGGCACGGGGTCACCGTGGCGGTGGTGTTCCGGGCCCTGCTGCTCGAGGCGGAGCTGCTTCCTCGGCTGCTCGAGGCCCCGCAGCTGCCGGCCCGGACGCGGGACCTGGTGCTCCGTCGGCTCGCCGCGCCGCCGGCGCC